Part of the Centroberyx gerrardi isolate f3 chromosome 11, fCenGer3.hap1.cur.20231027, whole genome shotgun sequence genome is shown below.
ggatgtcagtttcggtTAACTTTGCTTTCGATAGGCTGACACCCATTAACCGGTAACTAAccggttaatttttaagaaaaaacgcaaaatgacgtgaaatacaagaaagtggcgctttccttttagtccggcgctccattgactcaactagtgcagcccgttcgccccgctgctgcacagtgctgttcgcttgtttattcaaagtttattaatattgagcgtgtccaaattgcaccaaatccgacgctgcacgtcctcgggtccccagcaatacacccgccaagtgtgaagtagatcggacgaacggttctcaagatatgcaaaggacacacacactcactcagactcacagacagagattccttgttttagtagatagatgagctttggcgccgcatttcgaagtgctgtccatttgctgtaatttgcatataaatatctgaacttgttatgcacgccgtggtgtagcccgttttaatatacgtgctgactccgcccgcccgtccggccagtttcggcgtacgccggtaacaattacaagtggaccctatcctacagtccctgctctcagcggagggaggggagctacgctgtgaccgtcagacctctctggattagacaagcaagtagagaaaaccggcatcagccgaaccaatttattgccaaatgctttgggattcaacactttaacattgcttcccatggtcagaaaaagtcgccagatttgtcgctagtctcttttgagaaataaagtcaccagggggtctgaaaagtcgctaagtctagcgacaaagttggcaacactgggcAAATTAACCTATAGACCGACATGCTTAACCGGTCAAACATATTCTCTGTGGTTAACCGATTAACAGTTAACCATTGACATCCCTAAATCAAATACTATTGTTTAATGGCAtctttttaattgaaaacagaGTCTCCCCTGTGAACTACACATCAGCCATGTCTATCAAAACCATCCAGATTAAGCTTGAAAGCCATTTTTCTTTGTATTCACTAACTGAAATAGTTGCTGTACAAGCGCAGCTGAAACTTTGTCTAAAACTCCATCCTGTCCTTCTCCATCATTAGCCAGGATGACTTGACTGGCCAGCTGCTaccgaaaaaaaacaaaaagcagagcTCCTGTACAGCAGCAGCCTACAGGCTCACGGCGCCACCTAGAGGCTGTTAAACACAGACTTGCCTTGACTTGAGACTCTGCCGATagccagcagaccagcagctgtGTATTCaatccaaatgacagacatgacgtgatgtgacatcaggcgcattagagatccatttagatcaaTTTATATTCATTGACCAACTTTTATTTTGCCTATGCATGGGAAACTCCGTGCAAAAAAATCAATGCTGCGTCAATTGCGGAAATTTTTTTAACGCGTTAATTCAAATTAATCGCAAAGATTGTTATTTTTCCCAGCCcagttttaataggataaaaacttgaaTTTTACACAGTTCCCATGGGCCTCAGAAGTCTTGAAAGTGTGTTTGATAAAACCAAGTGTGGGGATCCAGTTTCCAGTAGAACTGCCTTTGAAAAATGCGTCTGCCTGGAAAAACTGAAGTTTCCGTTCAGGTTCTGCAAAATTAAACGCTGTCCAAAATTTCGCAAGTATGGCTTTAAAAGCCCCGGGTGCTgaaggtcaaggaaagatggaCATCAACCCCTGATGGGAGGTCACTGAAGATCATtaacaattctctctctctccccccccccccccccccccccccccctcaggacTCAAGTGATCCGGTGTGACTGTCGGCTGGAGGAGCGACACACTGGGCTTGACTCGACCTCTTTTATGACAGAAGACCATTTGTACAGAAACCatcagaataaaatgtaacttttccacgtgtttttttttttttatcctattgtttttaggttttatttcattttttcccgttagtgtgtgtttctttttttttttttttcctttttccgttttttttttttttttttcctccacattTCCAGCGATGGAAGTGTAATTTTTACTGTACTTTTTGGTACCTGTTTTGATTCTAATGTATTGTAAGGGTTGtattttacatgtttgctgGCTTTACAGGAGAAACCTTGACGCTGTAAAGGAGctttttttgaaaaataaaacagttttcAGTAATTTTTCGTTCTGGTGCTTCCAGACTCTGGGGTcgcagtttaaaaaaaaacaaaaaaaaaaactaaacttaaaaaaaaaaaaagtcgtcACTAAATGGGCATAGGATTGAGATTCAGCTTCCTGGTTTATGGGATTTATTGGACCGGAGGGATACTACAAGATGCACCATTACCCAGTGAGCCAGTTAACAGAAAAATTAATTTGTCAGATGTAACGTGGATATTGGTCTGTCATTATGAAGAATGTGAATTTCATTAACAATGTCAAAAGTCGACTGGCTAACTGAATAATCGTGCGTCTTCACGTCCCTCTAGATGGTAGATTGGTGATTTTTAAATGTGGGATCCAGTGTACCGACAAGGGATTTTATTTGAGTGATAACTCCTTTAAACCTGAAGAGACTGTCTGCCTCCTGCTCGCAGCCTGCAGGCTTCGCTCCTCCAGGATGCCTTGAATTAACCTGGATCTGTCATTTCTAGACGCATGCAGATGTGTGGGATGTAATGGAAAAACGGGTTTTTAATAGCAATGCAGCGGTCTTAAGCGCATGTTGTTGGggacaacagatcctgctattTCAAtgcatcatttaaaaaaaaaaaaaaagaaaaaaaaagctaattgTTTTAGTTTCTATGCTGACTTTAATTTGTGTTGGTAAAGTGCCATTGGTCTTAGAAATTACCGTTCTGAAGTTTAATGTCTGCTAAGTTTCTCTGCAGCGAGCTCCGGCCCTCCGGAGTCTCCTCAGCTAGTGTTTTTGGCAATTTATTAGTAATAAACATTCTGGTTTATAATGATCTGTGTATTTCTAATGCTTAATGTTACTGTTAATGATAATCTGTGAATACTGAAGAGTAGGCAGTAGGAACTGAAGATTAATGGTTTGGGTCCTTTTAGTTTAAATTCACAAGTCTTTTGGCATTTAAAGGCACTTGAGTTACTGTTGTCAGGACTTTTGTTTTGGCACAGACATTTCAACTTGGTGTCCAatatttcctctttctgtgagttatacatgtaaaaaaaaaaaaaaaaaagaaaaggtaacCAATGTAAGAACACCTTAActgtaaagacaaaaaacaaacctaCAACTTGGATTTTGTTTGCCACAAAGGCCtgaaaaattaatttgataattaCCAGGTTTTGGAAAGTTACTTGCAGAAAAATCTGGAgcaatgatgaaaatgaatcgCCTctatacacaaaacacattgtATGAAGCTGTAAACTGTTACTTTGAGGAGAGATTTTAGTGAAGTATGGAGTGATGTGGTCCAGTTCAGTCATATTGGTTGTAATATCTTCAGCTGTAGTCTGATGGCCTAGTTGACCATGTGATGCAGCCTGTCTGCCTTCAGCCTCAATGATCTGTCAGGCCTAATGCAGAAGGTCCTGGTCTCCAGTCAGGGTTTACTGTCCTGTCTGCTGCATGTGGTCTGCATGAGAACAGACACTCGGGTTCCTCAGGGATCAGTTAGGTTCCTCAAGTTCTCAGATATCAGTTGGGTTCCTCAGGTTGTCCTCAGAGGTCAGTTGGGTTTCTCAGGTTGTCCTCAGATATCAGTTGGGTTCCTCAGGTTCTCCTCAGGGATCAGTTAGGTTCCTCAAGTTCTCAGATATCAGTTGGGTTCCTCAGGTTGTCCTCAGAGGTCAGTTGGGTTCCTCAGGTTGTCCTCAGAGGTCAGTTGGGTTCCTCAGGTTCTCCTCAGAGGTCAGTTGGGTTCCTCAAGTTCTCAGATATCAGTTGGGTTCCCCAGGCTGTCCTCAAGGTTCAGTTAGGTTCCTCTAACTTGCCTGAAAGTGTAGGGTTTTGGACTGGAGAACATGCATCCACACCTATCTGACAGTAACACATCCAAACTGTTCAATCAGATGTCGGTACATGATTCTCCTACATGATGTATACTGtatgaaggaatgaaggaaacTGTCAAAACCCACTGGTGAAGAACCAGTGGTAGATTTCATTTCTTAAGCATTCACACACTGCAGTGATGAGAACATCAGCCATGTTTCTCTGTGAAAAGGTTTGTGGTAGAAACTGAGAACCTCCTGACACCCAGCAGGAAAATGGTTTTACAGTTGTgattattttttacatgtttggttataaaaacagagtttaaaCAAACAGTGAGTCAGGTGTCCACTATGTGTTCAGTGATGTGTTCAGTAAGAAATAGCCTATTGCACATTCCTGAAAATCCACTTAGCTGTTGCTAAAATACCTATCTTCATAAAACAATTTGATAATACCTTTAAAAACATTAGATCATTTTGATTGGTTACCTCTCCTcccataaaacaaaaaacaaatccactGGCCTCAAAATGGAGAGTTGAAGTCtctttaagtccagtggattttgtttgtcTTGACTGAAATTAATCtgcacagactgataatgtgcCTGTACTGATTTCGGCCATtttgaagaggagaaaacatgaTTGCCATGGTTACAGCCCCACGTCTCGCTCTCTAACATGCATCGGATTTCAACAGTGTCATGTGGGCTTTGACTTCTGATACTGACCAGAGACACATGTGATgacatgatgatgaaaatgtgacatAAGTGCGTTTATGGTTTACGGTTCATATACGTCACCGGGAAAAGGCTCTGTCGTTAGTTTCCGTAGTGTAGTGGTTATCACGTTCGCCTCACACgcgaaaggtccccggttcgaaaCCGGGCGGAAACATTCTTTATGTTTCGGTGTGTTACAGTGAGGTCCGACTTGTTTTCTCCACACATGTAGAAATAACTCAGACTGTCAAGTCTGCATACAGCTGCTCCACCTTTACAGTCACTGGTGGAGCAGGGAGCTCCGGCAGCCATGTTGACTACCGGAACCcaggaaaacacaagggatCAGGATCAACATCGTATTTACGGTATTTCCACAGCACTTGAAGACGCGAGAGACCACGGAAGTATCACGAGACCCCGGTGTTTCCCCGAGACTCAGAGTTCAGGCTAATTTCTACTCAAAATGAACGCGAAAAGGCTTcaatcctgtctgtctgtctgtctgtctgtctccctgtctgtctgtctgcctgtctgtctgtctctctccctgtctctctccctgtctgtctccctgtctgtctgtctgtctgtctgtctgtctccctgtctgtctgtctgcctgtctgtctgtctctctccctgtctgtctccctgtctgtctgtctgtctgtctgtctgtctgtctgtctgtctgtctccctgcctgtctgtctgtctgtctgcctgtctgtctgtctgtctgtctgtctgtctgtctgtctgtctgtcccgcCTCGGGCTAACATGGCGCCCAGcctgctgtcctccatcttgTAGTCCGTCGTCATATCAACAGTTCTGTTCAGTAGAGTTTTTTCAGCTTCCTGTtgctcagcagcttcagtttcCCAACGGAGTCACAGTCCATCTGGTCCGGCAGAAACTCACATGTTTATTCGTATTGGGTTCCGTCCAAGTGTGTGCGGGTTTCTGTACTGTTGTGGTTATTTTCCTCGCGAAAGGAACATTGTTAGCCGGCACagctgatagatagatagataattttgTTTCACATTTGTTCTTTATTGTCCACTCTACGAATCACTAATCCCTTAAataatttccatttccattactACATTAATTCAGCCCTTAATTCGTGCAAAATCCCCTGGGAGTTATCAATGGAGGAGATTcatcgaaacctccttaaactcccccttaatcttgactcttTACTTTccaatttaatgtaaaattaagGGAGACTgaacttttccattattttccacttaataacctgtaaacctgcacaaaagacttgacaaatcccttaatttctagtgtctctgtgaatcaacccatgaataaatcccgtATAAActcatgatactaaccttactttataaTGGAGatattaaggacatttcagggataaaattaaggggtttggtttcgtagttcacacacagaggatctGTAACGGTCGTGTGACGTCATGCAGCATCACGGCTGAAACGTTCATGTGTGAAATAAATGTGACAGTAATTTTATGAAAGGAGTTATTTTATATAGTTTATCATTACAGTCTAGTCGCTCTAGGCTTGCAGTGTACTGTGATTCATAAAAGATATTAGTTGGCTACAAACTCTTCTCTAAGACCGAGAGAAACAAATCTATAAAAACAAGTGGGTCCATGTCTggtttatagtttatagtttatagtttatagtgTCTCGTGCTGTCTGTCCTGAGCTTCACAGTTCCAACAGATCAAATTCCGCCCTCTGCTGGTTGATTTAAAGACGTGATTACTGAGCGTTGCCTGTTGCAGGagaatttaattagtctgaGAAACTCCAGTCGCTCAAATAATCCAGATAAAGATCCACATTATCTGCACAGTTCTAAGATTATAATGATTCATTCAGGATTAAGACATGTTTATCATTTGACTATTAAAcataaagttaaaacaatgacTTCAATtgacgtcttttttttttttgtaattgttgCAGGTGTTTTTGAAGAGTCTTTGCAGAAGCTGCAGGTTGTAAACTGGACTGAACAGTTTTGTTGAAGGCATCTGTTTCTATTTTACCTGACTTCTCTTCAACTGCTGTCTGAATCATTCAGATCTACAGGATGAAATAAAGATGTTTCCGCCCGGtttcgaaccggggacctttcgcGTGTGAGGCGAACGTGATAACCACTACACTACGGAAACTGACACAGAGACCTATACGGAGCCCCACTGCTGGATCAGACCAGCTGAGACACATCATCACATGTCTGTATCAACAGAAAATATTACTAAGAGCAATATTACAAACTAAATAACCATTATCATTTCATTTGTGTGCTACATTATTCCAGCATCAATGAGTGTactttgtattggaaacaaataacatgaaaaacacaagatCACTAAAAAAGCATAAAGACGAGGAAAGCGAGAGCAGTTTTACATAAAAGTGAATTCACTCTCTGGTGAAGTATTAGTGTCGATTAGCGTGTATTATGTGCAACTCACAAAATATCATTTATATCTCCTCCCGCAAAAAAAAGCACTCAAAAAGTATAGTATAAGAAGGTGAACCAGCTCTTAGTTGAATCAGTGTGTGGCCCTTAAAAGGACCTTTGGGTGGATGTAGCTCCAGGCGGTTTACTTGGAGCTGGTGTACTTGGTGACCGCCTTAGTGCCCTCGGACACGGCGTGCTTGGCCAGCTCACCGGGCAGCAGCAGGCGGACGGCGGTCTGAATCTCCCTGGAGGTGATGGTGGAGCGCTTGTTGTAGTGAGCCAGGCGAGACGCCTCACCGGCGATGCGCTCGAAGATGTCGTTGACGAACGAGTTCATGATGCCCATGGCCTTGGAGGAGATGCCGGTGTCGGGATGGACCTGCTTGAGCACCTTGTACACGTAGATGGCGTAGCTCTCCTTCCTGGTCTTTCTGCGCTTCTTGCCGCCCTTGGCGGCGGTCTTGGTCACGGCTTTCTTGGAGCCCTTCTTGGGCGCTGCCTTGGCGGGTTCAGGCATGACGAGATCTCGGTACTTTACAGCAGAGAATGAGTTGAGAGGAGCAGAGCGGATGGTTTTGTAGAAAGCTGATGCAAATTCAGCTGTGCTGTTCCTCCTATACGATTGGTTGAGTTTTGCAGCCAGACTGGGCATGCGCTGAACATGGAACCCTCTCCCATAGAACTAGAATGGATAGAACTGATATGCCCAGTCAAGTAACTAGGCATACGACCGTGTAGTTGTTCGGCTGCTGAAGATTACTACAAAAACTTTTGAAACGCAGCATTTGTGCATGAAATTCATAAAGTCTTTGCGTTTTCATGATGAAATCATCAGTTTGTTGAACATGTCAGTGTCAGTTAAACATTACAACTTTCTGAGTCTCACACTGAAGACAAACTGAGCTACTCACTTTCATGGCAAGATGATGAAAGATCAAACTTCTGTTTCATGCTAGAGATTACTATGATAAATCAGTAACATACCTTTCTATCTACTCTATTTCTATGTCTCCAATCATTCAATTCCACACAAAGACTTTGTCATTGGCAACCGCGCGCGGGCTTCCACATTCCTATCAGCTTCAAAAACATTTGCCATAATACACACATTTGAAAGTCCACGGTGTGTTCGCAAGCTTTACTGAAGCTTTACTCTGCTCCATGGTTCATGTTTAGATGGAAAGATGGAAGTCTGGTTTGTAGTACCTCTGCGCACCGCACAAGAATACATCCACCAGGAGCAGCAGGCACCATCTATTTCTGCACCAAAGGGATTTAGATCATAGATTCAGATTCATGAACTAAACTGAAAATCAGGTTCCACCGAGATTTGAACTCGGAtcgctggattcagagtccagagtgctaaccattacaccatggaaccacaacacactacagctgctggagctggaaGGATTTCATATGGCAtgatatatcattattattgttgttgatagTGTAGCTTGTATAGTAGTGTAGCGTAGCAGATTAATGGTGACTCGACATACTGGGAACTGGAACAGCATGAATGGTGAATCAGTGCAGAGGGACTGACCTCCTCTGGTGTTGGCGTTCAtacatgtataaataaatgattgtACGCGGTTTGTTCTCTGTATCAATGTGTAAAAACCTGATCCCTGTTGGACAGTGCGGAAGAGGAAAAACACGGTCCGATACTTCTACATAATGAGAAACACGCATATTTTCCCCTTTATGTTTGGGTGTTTTGAACCACAGCTGAGGAAGTTGTAGACACATTCATAATATATTACGGTTTTTTGCATGAGAACTGAAATTATAAATAAAGGATCGACTCTTTTTAAAGTAGTGTTTGGCTCTTAGAAGAgcctttgtgttgctgttgtctgGTAAATGAAGTTAACCTCCGAAGCCGTACAGAGTGCGGCCCTGCCTCTTCAGAGCATACACCACATCCATGGCGGTGACGGTCTTCCTCTTGGCGTGCTCGGTGTAGGTGACGGCATCACGGATGACGTTCTCCAGGAAGACCTTGAGCACCCCGCGGGTCTCCTCGTAGATGAGACCGGAGATGCGCTTGACTCCGCCGCGGCGAGCCAGACGGCGGATGGCGGGTTTGGTGATTCCCTGGATGTTATCACGGAGAACTTTCCGGTGGCGCTTGGCGCCTCCTTTACCGagtccctttcctccttttccgcGGCCACTCATTTTCGATGCGTTTTCTTTCAAAGCAAAAATAAACTGATGGAGAATCGAAGACAACTTCAATACTTAAACCTTCTTTGCGGACCTAAATGAGGAAGGAAAGAGCGCGCTCTGCTGGGCGGCGCCAAACTCTGCGGTCCTTCCCCACATTTTCTTTGGCTGTGGCAAGTTAGCAGAAGCTTTCAGCAATTGCGTTTCCGGTTAGGCgactttgccttcaaaataaaagcaagaaaAGGCACACGATATTCTTTCTGACCTACATATTATTTTACCAATTTTAtgacttcatgtttttttatcatGTCTAAATATTTCTGAATCATAACATTCAACAACACAGTCATTTCAACATGattaaaagcagaaaaaaatatgtCAGTGTCTCCTGGACTCACACTTTATTTCACTGTGCTCTGTTTCTCTGGTGACTACCGACTCACAAACTGCTAGATAGACTGAGAGCGTGGTGTCAAACTTGATTCATTTAG
Proteins encoded:
- the LOC139929936 gene encoding histone H2B 1/2, producing the protein MPEPAKAAPKKGSKKAVTKTAAKGGKKRRKTRKESYAIYVYKVLKQVHPDTGISSKAMGIMNSFVNDIFERIAGEASRLAHYNKRSTITSREIQTAVRLLLPGELAKHAVSEGTKAVTKYTSSK
- the LOC139930100 gene encoding histone H4 — translated: MSGRGKGGKGLGKGGAKRHRKVLRDNIQGITKPAIRRLARRGGVKRISGLIYEETRGVLKVFLENVIRDAVTYTEHAKRKTVTAMDVVYALKRQGRTLYGFGG